In Phycisphaerae bacterium RAS2, the DNA window CGCCTCGATCTTTGAGTGGTCCAGAATCTCATTGATGACGTTGAGCAAGTGCTCGCCGTTGCGATGAATCACGCCGAGAAGCTCCCGCGTGCGGTCCAGCCACGATGGCCTGCCTTGAGGTGCGATCTCACCCACCGTCGTTGCGGGCAATTCGGCCGTCTCATGCAGTAGCAGCTCGGTGTACCCCAGGATCGCCGTAAGAGGCGTGCGAATCTCATGGCTCATGTTGGCCAGAAACTCACTCTTGGCGCGGCTCGCTGCCTGGGCCGCGGACATCTCGCGAACGCGCAGCGCTTCCGCGCGCACTTCGTCGGTGATGTCGGCGCACGCGCCCACAAAACCCGCGAGCGCGCCGCCTTCGGCGAACTGGGGCGCGCCGCAATCGCGAATCCGCCGATAGGCTCCGTCGTGGCGAAGCACGCGGTACTCGACCTCGAACCGGCGACGCTCTCGGTAGGCCCCGATCCACTCCTCAAGACATCGTGCGACGTCTTCGGGGTGGATGCCCTCGGCCCAGCCGTCGCCGGATTCCTGCTTTGCGGTCCGGCCGCGGAACGCCAGAAGCGCCTGATTGAAATACGTTCGATGCCGCAGTGCGTTCGCAGACCAGATCATCACCGGGACGGCATCAAATGCGGCCTGAAACGCTGCCGCGACGCCGTTCGCAGGACCGATCTTTACACCGTCGGCAACCCGCGCACTCGCACTATCTTGGCTCTTGAATTTGGAGTGACTTCGACGACTCACGGCTGCCTTTCACCGTCTGAACCGATCGCATGGCCAGTCGCCCCTGGTTGGACGAACAGCCATCTCTCGTGCCTGATCGGAGCCCGTCATCCACTAGGAAAGTTCGTGCCCAAGTCCGACGTAGCGAGTCCGATGCAACCTTACATCGGCCCCGGAGCGAGGGTCGGTTATGTCAACACGCCGCTGGTGCGGAACGTCGTCCGAAAACGCGAGCGCGATCGATCACGGATGACTCGCGGATCGGGCCAGGTGACCTCAATAAATCGATCGTCAGGATGGATTCGAGTTCTTGGACGTGGGCGCCACGACGGGATGAGCGTTTGTCGCCTGTAGCACGGCCGATGCGGAGAGCTGATCCTCGATGCGTCGCACGAGATCGTCCATCGAGAATTCGGACTTGAGCATGTACGCCGCCGCGCCGAGCGCGTGCGCCTGCATGACGAACGAGCGATCGGTCACGTTGGTCAAAAGAATGACCGGAACGTGCTTAAAACGGATATCGGATCGAATCCGTTCAAGAACGCTGATTCCCTCGACGCGAGGCATCAGAATGTCCAGCAGCACGAGGTCTGGTTTCGCCTGTTCCATTGCCTGGAGGATGTCCGTCCCACCGGCTGCAACAGTGACTCGATAACCCCGGAAACGCAGCGCCTCGGCCAGCGGCTCGCGACAAATGGGTTCGTCGTCCACAACCAGAATCGATTTCATACCATGTGGCTCCCTTCACCCAGCCCTCAAGTGCTTAGATCGAACGCACGGAAGGCGGGACACGACCCGCGACGAGTTCGCGACCGGCTCCGAATCGCGGCTTGGGTTTCGCGCGTTGGCTGATCTCGCTGAACGCGCTTTCCCGCTCGACGAATGCATCGACAACCAGTGGGTCAAAGTGTCCACCGCGCTCGGCCACGACCATCCGCCGGGCATCTTCGTGCGAAATTGCCTGTTTGTAAACCCGCCGAGACGTCAGCGCGTCATAAACATCGGCCACCGCCATGATGCGCCCGCCAAGGGGAATGTCGCGCTCCGCCAGTCCATTCGGGTATCCGCTGCCGTTGTAGCGTTCGTGGTGCGTCAGGGCAATGTCACGCGCCATCCGAAGAAACGCCGCGCCGGGGAACCGCTCGCTGGCTGCACCGAGCGTGTCGGCCCCGATGGTCGTATGCGTCTTCATGACGCGAAACTCATCCGCGTCGAGCGGGCCCGGCTTCAGCAGAATGCGGTCCGGAATGCCCACCTTGCCGATGTCGTGCAGCGGACTTGTCAACTGTACGAGTCCAACGAATTCCGGTCCGATCTTGTCGCGAAGGCCGGGCTGCGTTGCCATGGCCTCGGCCAGCAACCGGCAGTACGTCCGCACGCGTTCAAGGTGCTCGCCGGTCTCCTGATCGCGCGATTCGGCCAGCTTCGCCAGTGCAAAAATCGTGACGTCGCGCGACTCCAGCGCTAGGACGCGCTCCGCCGCACGGATGCGAGCACACAATTCCGCCGGCTCGAACGGCTTCGTCAGGAACTCGTCGGCCCCCGCGCTCAACCCGGCCACAACGTCTTCATGCCGGTTGCGAGCGGTCAGCAGGATAAAGTAAACATACGTCGGTGTGCGCGCGGTCCGTATCCGCCGGCATACCTCCAGCCCGTCCATTTCGGGCATCTGCCAATCGCAGATCACCAGCCGCATCGATTCACGACGCAGTTGCGCGAGCGCCGCCTCTCCGCTGTCGGCCCGAACCACGTCGTGCCCGCCGCGCACCAGCTCGCGCTCGAGTACGTCCAGCGCGATCTCGTCGTCATCAACGATCAGAATTCGCATCGCCCGGTTCTCCCTCCGCGATTGCGGACGCTTCAACTTTCGTACTTCCCGCGTCCCCCCGCTCGGCGGCGCCATCGATGCGATAGGCTACGCAGGCATCGGCCGCGTCACGCAGCTCGGCCGACGCGACCCGT includes these proteins:
- the pdtaR gene encoding putative transcriptional regulatory protein pdtaR; protein product: MKSILVVDDEPICREPLAEALRFRGYRVTVAAGGTDILQAMEQAKPDLVLLDILMPRVEGISVLERIRSDIRFKHVPVILLTNVTDRSFVMQAHALGAAAYMLKSEFSMDDLVRRIEDQLSASAVLQATNAHPVVAPTSKNSNPS
- the rpfG_2 gene encoding Cyclic di-GMP phosphodiesterase response regulator RpfG, whose protein sequence is MRILIVDDDEIALDVLERELVRGGHDVVRADSGEAALAQLRRESMRLVICDWQMPEMDGLEVCRRIRTARTPTYVYFILLTARNRHEDVVAGLSAGADEFLTKPFEPAELCARIRAAERVLALESRDVTIFALAKLAESRDQETGEHLERVRTYCRLLAEAMATQPGLRDKIGPEFVGLVQLTSPLHDIGKVGIPDRILLKPGPLDADEFRVMKTHTTIGADTLGAASERFPGAAFLRMARDIALTHHERYNGSGYPNGLAERDIPLGGRIMAVADVYDALTSRRVYKQAISHEDARRMVVAERGGHFDPLVVDAFVERESAFSEISQRAKPKPRFGAGRELVAGRVPPSVRSI